gtctTAGGTCAATGATGGACACGGGGGTGAACAGCGACATCATTCTCTCAGTTTACATCATCTCCTTCCTGATTGGTTTCCCGTCCAACGTCCTCGCTCTCTACGCCTTCAGTGTCAAGATCCACTCCAAGCCACGAATTACGGACATCCTGCTCCTCAACGTGACCGTGTCCGACCTGCTCTTCTTGATCTTTCTTCCTCTGAAGATGCATGAGGCGGCGTCAGACATGATGTGGAATCTGCCCTCCGTCCTGTGCAGACTCACTGTTTTTATCTTCTTCTGGACCATCTACACCAGCTCCTTGTTGCTGATGGCAGTCAGCGTGGTCCGCTACATTGGAGTCGCGTTCCCCGTCACCTATCATCTGCTGCAAAGACCTTTGTATGCAATCGTGATCAGTGCTGTTATTTGGATCATTGCAGGAGCACAttgcagcatcagcatcatcgTCCAGGAGCATCCAGACTTAGCTGCTAACTCCACCAGTCTTAACAACAGTTTCTGCTTTAGGGAATTTTCCAAGAAGCAGCTCGAGGTTCTCCTCCCGGTGCGTTTTGAAATTTTCTTCGTGCTCTGCCTCGTGCCTCTTCTAGTTTGTATTTACTGCTACTTGCACTGCATCTGGATCCTGTACAGACGCCCCAGGGTTCCTCAGAACCAGAAGCGGAAGGCGATCGGCATGGCCCTGGGAACTCTAGctgtgtttcttgtgtgtgtgattccatACAACGTCTCTCACTTAGTGGGTTACTTTGAGGACAAAAGTCCACCATGGAGGCCCTACGTCTtgcttctctccaccttcaacACTTGTATTGATCCCATAATcttctgcttttcttcttcagctttttcctttttcaagaAGTGTGGACTCGCTCCTTCAGCAACAACACAGGACGTGAGCTAAAAGTATCACATAACCACATTACATAATCACATTTAGCTTCAATGTCTTTAGTGTGCAGTGGTACGACACAGGATATGTGTTCACATTTGTTCTAACTTGTAGCCAAATCTAACATTTGTCTCAGCACAGGAACACAACAGGAACATGTATTTATAATAGGATGGCAACTAAAGTAGAAAGATAAACATACACAATGTGAACGAGAGGCTTTTCTGTGTTTCCTGGGTTCAGACATTTGCCTACCAAATTAACTGTCACCAAGTGTCTGAGCTATAATTAATTTAAGGTTTCATCAGGTCTGTTTGTGATGTGAACGCCACAAACTGACCTGGATCCCCAATGAAACGTCCCAATTTCAGCAATCTAGAAAGGGGCGTGAGTGAAGACCAAATTTGAAGTGAATCTGACTAAAAGTCCACAAGGAGTTTGTTGAAATTTGAAcactgtgaaaagaaaaaaaatatggccAAAATCCAAAATGGCAGTTTTTTCTcgtgtctctgctggcagccattttgtgtgtgtatgactgtgtTAGTACTTCATACAACCAAGAAATTgaactaagttcaaatgtcttatttagtgACTTCAGCGTTTGTAATgcttttgttcagattgacctcagggacacaaagtgaccacatgaggcagcactGAGTATGTGTCAATGCACATGTCAATAAATGTATTAGTGTAAACAGCACAGtcacttttaataaaaaacaaaaaacagagaacagtgtcacattttattgttttacaataGTTTGTCCATTTAGGAACAAGAAGTGACGTCTTTGCACCTTCGACACCGTGTTTGATGTTTAACGTGTACCTGCAAAAAgcagcgagtgagtgagtgaatgagtgtcctgtcctccctctgtgtcctcatcttgcaggttgcaggatccagatccagtttcgaggctattattattatcatcattcatatcctcaccattattattacactataattaaagttgatatcagaaTAATTCTTtagctgctgcttatataaatgacatgatagttgtataaacatgtcaccactgactcagaactgtcctgtctaaacttagaacttgatacagttgttgtatttctgctcctggtctctcttctgtctctacctcccttgtgtcctttctctcccccctttctgtccccacCAAtcttctgtcccccatttttcctttcaccccaacctttCGAGGCAGATGCTGTAGATCATtgtgtctggttctgtcagagtgagtgagtgagtgagtgagttgtctttcaactggaaggttgtgggttcaattcctaaCTCTGCTTGTCTATATGTGTcattgagcaaagacacttacaACCACGTTGCAGCGTTTGAATGGgagtgaaagatgtgtgaatgggtgaaaactgtcgTGTGAAGCATTAAGAGTAACAATAACAAagaataacaaagtaaagcacCGCTACGTGAATtttatacttaagtacagtaacaaaacatttgttactgtacttaactgattttctctacgggctttggtgtgggagagtgagtggtttacaaacttcagtttcctgttggaaaagtctgtctaacagtgagataaagacgtgaacgtgaaGATATCGTAGCCTAAAccagatgtagattttattagctgAGTCTTTTGTTCAGTCTCAAAAATCTGCTTTTCCATTTTGTGTTGGCGTCgcagacacaaaatggccgactgtgcatgtctgtgagtttgtgtcactgaagtcattCTCAccaaaagatttcaaacactgaagtcagaaaagaacacatttgaactcactgtcTTTGGATttttaaagtgttgttgtaGGAGATACTGAAACACCGGCAGCCATTTTGTATTCTAGACGcaaacacaaaatggctgccagcagggacacaaggaaaatccGATTTttgacacttaaaaaaagactCAACTTATTGAATCCACGTCAGCGTAATTCTACAATATCGTCTTTCTCTCagtgttagacagacttttccaacaggaaactgaagtttgtaaaccactcactctcccacaccaaagtccagagagaaaatcagcgattttaacatcactgagataaaacactgacaaacaactTAAGAAATCAAgtcttgtctttgtctgtgaagCCAAACACAGACTCCTGGTCAAATGGAGTTTATACAGTGGGACGAGGTCTTTTATGAACAAACATTGAGCCATaatgtgctgctgctttgcATCGAAAGTTAATATTAACTGCTCAGAATAATAAAGTGAGGTGAATTTGACTGTGGGTTTGACTGTGACCTGCTGCTTCTGCCTGAGTGTGGATCATTTTGTCTCAGCTCATTTTGAAATCACTAAATAGAAACGAGTCGTCTTTGAAGACAAACAACAGAGCTTCTGAACACATCTGCTGACACACAAGTAagtacatatttattatatatatctatatctatatgtgTATTGTATATAGCTAtagatacacacatacacacacatatatgtatatatatttattgtgtgtaaatatatgacccaaatatttaattttttctaaCTCATTAATTTTCCTGATCGACCTCATCCATTTATCTGCATCTGTGGTTTTTCCTGTTTCATAACATTTATGGTAAAATAATATGTCACAGTGCTGGACGGgtagacagatggatggatggatgaataattGTGGTTGGTGGACATAAGGATGGACAGATGGTTGGACGTCTgtcttttcatgtgtttgttgacttgttttgtctcaggttggttggatggatggatggatggacagatgtcTGGACGTCTgtcttttcatgtgtttgttgacttgttttgtctcaggttggttggatggatggatggatggacagatggttGGACGTCTGtcttttcatgtgttgtttgttgacttgttttgtctcaGGTTGGATGgttggacggatggatggacagatggttGGACGTCTGTCTTTTCATGTGTTGTTGGttgacttgttttgtctcagattggttggatggatggatggatggacagatggttGGACGTCTgtcttttcatgtgtttgttgacttgttttgtctcaGGTCAATGATGGACACGGGGGTGAACAGCGACATCATTCTCTCAGTTTACATCATCTCCTTCCTGATTGGTTTCCCGTCCAACGTCCTCGCTCTCTACGCCTTCAGTGTCAAGATCCACTCCAAGCCACGACTTACGGACATCCTGCTCCTCAACGTGACCGTGTCCGACCTGCTCTTCTTGCTCGTTCTTCCTCTGAAGATGCATGAGGCGGCGTCAGACATGATGTGGAATCTGCCCTCCGTCCTATGCTCCATCACTGTTTTTATCTTCTACTCGACCATCTACACCAGCTCCTTGTTGCTGATGGCAGTCAGCATGGTCCGCTACATTGGAGTAGCGTTCCCCATCAAATATCATCTGCTGCAAAGACCTTTGTATGCAATCGTGATCAGTGCTGTTTTTTGGATCATTGCAGGAGCACATTGCAGCATCACCATCATCGTCCAGGAGCATCCCGACTTAGCTGCTAACACCACCCGTGTTAATGGCAGTGTCTGCTATGGGGAATTCTCAGAGAAGCAGCTCAAGGTTCTCCTCCCGGTGCGTCTTGAAATGTTCGTCGTGCTCTGCCTTGTGCCTCTTCTAGTTTGTATTTACTGCTACTTGCACTGCATCTGGATCCTGTACAGACGCCCCAGGGTTCCTCAGAACCAGAAGCGGAAGGCGATCGGCATGGCCCTGGGAACTCTAGctgtgtttcttgtgtgtgtgattccatACAACGTCTCTCACTTAGTGGGTTACTTTGAGGACAAAAGTCCACCATGGAGGCCCTACGTCTtgcttctctccaccttcaacACTTGTATTGATCCCATAATcttctgcttttcttcttcagctttttcctttttcaagaAGTGTGGACTCGCTCCTTCAGCAACAACACAGGACGTGAGCTAAAAGTATCACATAACCACATTACATAATCACATTTAGCTTCAATGTCTTTAGTGTGCAGTGGTACGACACAGGATATGTGTTCACATTTGTTCTAACTTGTAGCCAAATCTAACATTTGTCTCAGCACAGGAACACAACAGGAACATGTATTTATAATAGGATGGCAACTAAAGTAGAAAGATAAACATACACGATGTGAACGAGAGGCTTTTCTGTGTTTCCTGGGTTCAGACATTTGCCTACCAAATTAACTGTCACCAAGTGTCTGAGCTATAATTAATTTAAGGTTTCATCAGGTCTGTTTGTGATGTGAACGCCACAAACTGACCTGGATCCCCAATGAAACGTCCCAATTTCAGCAATCTAGAAAGGGGCGCGAGTGAAGACCAAATTTGAAGTGAATCTGACTAAAAGTCCACAAGGAGTTTGTTGAAATTTGAACACTGTGAAAAGCACAAACATATGGCCAAAATccaaaatggcagacttcctgttgggCATGGCCAACAAGTCATGATTCAGCTGACCACCGTGGATTTTTCCACTGTGTGAAATGTCTGGTCAGTTTCACATTGGTGTAATATGACGACATGAGGAAGTGACCTCATATAAtgtatgaggacattttttacataacaacatttgtgctgttgttgaatgaatgaatgaatgactccTGTTAAAAAagtctgtccaacagtgagataccGTTGACTTCATGGGGTCATACCTTAAGAATATGCCTGATGCATTTCTTTTCCAataggaaactgaagtttgtaaaccactcactctcccacaccaaaccccatagagaaaatcagtgattttaacatcacagcacacaggagttgttgatccactgctgcccccatcactaagttcaaatatcttattttgtaaaattcggcttttaaaatatttaatttaaacaaacctcagtgacacaaagtgaccccatgaggcagcagtagaccagcagctcctgggtccctgcaagctaaaatcactgattttctctatggactttggtgtgggagagtgagtggtttacaaacttcagtttcctgttggaaaagtcagtctaacagtgagataaagacgtgaacatgtgacgtagatatcgtagacttaaactgacgtaggtGTTTGCAGCCGAGTCTTTTgtttagtggctaaaatcagtttttttctcgtgtctctgctggcagccattttgtgtgtgtatggctGTGTTAGTACTTCATACAACCAAGAAATTGAActtagttcaaatgtcttatttagtgACTTCAGCGTTTGAAattttgtacccaaatgtttaaatgcacttattgtaagtcgctttggataaaagcgtctgctaaatgacatgtaatgtaatgtaatgtaaatgctttttttcagattgacctcagtgacacagtgaccacacgaggcagcactgAGTATGTGTCAATGCACATGTCAATAAATGTATTAGTGTAAACAGCACAGtcacttttaataaaaaacaaaaaacagaggacagtgtcacattttattgttttacaataGTTTGTCCATTTAGGAACAAGAAGTGACGTCTTTGCACCTTCGACACCGTGTTTGATGTTTAACGTGTACCTGCAAAAAgcagcgagtgagtgagtgaatgagtgtcctgtcctccctctgtgtcctcatcttgcaggttgcaggatccagatccagtttcgaggctattattattatcatcattcatatcctcaccattattattacactataattaaagttgacaTCAGAATAATTCTTtagctgctgcttatataaatgacatgatagttgtataaacatgtcaccactgactcagaactgtcctgtctaaacttagaacttgatacagttgttgtatttctgctcctggtctctcttctgtctctacctcccttgtgtcctttctctcccccctttctgtccccacCAATCTTCTGTCACCCATTTTTCCTTTCTAGGAAAATTGGGGACCATTTCACAGAAAATGACCCAAGGAAGATGTGGCAGGCCATTAACCACATCACCAATCACAGATTCAGACGTCTGTGAGGACCGCTGCAACGCTCTCAGAGGAATTTAACCATTCTTCGCTCACTTTGAGTCAATTTGGTCCTTAACAGACACAATACACCCACCACCCTCCAGCAACAACCCACTGACACTTCAGGAACATGAAGTGAGATGTGTGTTGAGGTCAGTGAACCCCAGAAAGGTGGCCGGCCCTGTGGTGTAACTGGGAAGGTACTCAGAGCATGCACCGATGAGTTTACTAGGGTATTCACCAACATCTTCAACCTGTCCCATCATACCACCATACCGGAAATCTTCAATTATAATCCCTGTCCCAAGACCTTCAGTCTCCACTGAAGATGCCATCAGCATAGCACTGCACACTACACTGAGTCACCTGGAGACTCTAGGGAACTATGTCAGGATGCTCTTCCTGGtcttcagctcagccttcaatAACATCATCCTGGAGATCCTATTTGGGAAACTTTCCCACCTGGGCCTCTCCACCCCCATCTGCCATTGGATTAAGGACTTTCTGACTAAACATCCACAAACAGTCAGACATGGCCCCCACCTCTCCCGCACTTTAACACCCAGCACTGGCTCCCCCCCAAGGTTGTATACTGAGCCCTCTTCTGTACACACTGTTCACATTTGACTGCTCCCCGACCCATCTCTCAAACAGTTTGCGGACAATACCACTGTGGTTGGGCTCATCTTGGGTGGAGATGAGTCAGTCTACAGAGACGAAGTCAAAGGGCTGACAGCGTGGTCTTCAGCAAACAATCTTGCACTAAATACCACAAAAACCAAAGAAATAATCCTGGACTTTAGGAAAGGCAGGGCAGACCTAGGTCTGTGTGGAAAGAGTACACTCCTTCAAATTCTTAGGGGTGCACATCCTGGCCACCACCTATTTGACCTGCTGCCCTCTGGCAGGCGCTACAggtcacacaaaacacacaaacagactcagGGATAGCTTCTTTCCTAGAGCTATCACCACAATAAACACGCGATATAAGATCCACACATAACCTCTATCCAAAAACCTgacattatttaattttgcCATTAATCTGTATCTGATACATTACTGTGTGCAATATCATACAAGTGCAATATTGTCCCAAGTgtaatttatatttatcataACTATTAATACCACAGAAATGCAATCACACCTCTTCATTCTCCTCTTTTTCATGCATAtagcttatttatttttacaacatttttaccCCTTcattcgtttttttttattattgttttaattgtccTTAAATTGTTTCTTATGCACCAAAGGAGTTGCACTCTAATTTCCTTGTATGCaacacaatgacaataaaggctattctagtctattctattctatatgaTTATTATGAGGTATTTTTAGCTTGAGCTTGTTCCCTGAATTTTAAATCGATTGAGTCCATGCTTCCTGAAAATGGACTTTTCACCTGTGCAGCGGAAAGCTGAAGAAGAAAAGTAGAAGATTATGGGATCAATGCAGGTGTtgaagacacagagaagcaACGCGTAGTCTCTCCATGGTGGACTATGGACCTGAAAGAAACCCACCAAGTGAGAGACGTTGTatggaatcacacacacaagaaacacagCTAGAGTTCCCAGGGCCATGCCGATCGCCTTCTGCTTCTGGTTCTGAGAAAACTGGGGGCGTCTGTACAGGATCCAGATGCAGTGCAAGTAGCAGTAAATACAAACTAGAAGAGGCACGAGGCAGAGCACGACGAACATTTCAACACGCACTGGGAGGAGAACCTCGAGCTGCTTCTCTGAG
The sequence above is a segment of the Solea solea chromosome 13, fSolSol10.1, whole genome shotgun sequence genome. Coding sequences within it:
- the LOC131471678 gene encoding free fatty acid receptor 2-like; its protein translation is MDTGVNSDIILSVYIISFLIGFPSNVLALYAFSVKIHSKPRLTDILLLNVTVSDLLFLLVLPLKMHEAASDMMWNLPSVLCSITVFIFYSTIYTSSLLLMAVSMVRYIGVAFPIKYHLLQRPLYAIVISAVFWIIAGAHCSITIIVQEHPDLAANTTRVNGSVCYGEFSEKQLKVLLPVRLEMFVVLCLVPLLVCIYCYLHCIWILYRRPRVPQNQKRKAIGMALGTLAVFLVCVIPYNVSHLVGYFEDKSPPWRPYVLLLSTFNTCIDPIIFCFSSSAFSFFKKCGLAPSATTQDVS
- the LOC131471683 gene encoding free fatty acid receptor 3-like, whose translation is MDGQMVGRLSFHVFVDLFCLRSMMDTGVNSDIILSVYIISFLIGFPSNVLALYAFSVKIHSKPRITDILLLNVTVSDLLFLIFLPLKMHEAASDMMWNLPSVLCRLTVFIFFWTIYTSSLLLMAVSVVRYIGVAFPVTYHLLQRPLYAIVISAVIWIIAGAHCSISIIVQEHPDLAANSTSLNNSFCFREFSKKQLEVLLPVRFEIFFVLCLVPLLVCIYCYLHCIWILYRRPRVPQNQKRKAIGMALGTLAVFLVCVIPYNVSHLVGYFEDKSPPWRPYVLLLSTFNTCIDPIIFCFSSSAFSFFKKCGLAPSATTQDVS